A window of Mycolicibacterium fluoranthenivorans contains these coding sequences:
- a CDS encoding CPBP family intramembrane glutamic endopeptidase encodes MSDLGVVASPISPPAHPLVGTLSALHHARVYIDLAVVVIVLVATNLIAHFTTPWANIATVPAAAIALVALVRARGLGWAELGLGREHWRSGARYAAAAIGIVLAVIAIGVALPWTRPMFMNNHYATVSGALIASMIIIPLQTVIPEELAFRGVLHGALDRAWGFRGVAAAGSLLFGLWHIASSLGLTSGNAGFSHLLGGGVFGMVAGVVGAVVATTAAGFVFTWLRRRSGSLLAPIALHWSLNGMGALAAALVWHASF; translated from the coding sequence ATGTCTGACCTCGGCGTGGTGGCCTCACCGATCTCCCCTCCAGCCCATCCACTGGTGGGAACTCTGTCGGCGCTGCACCACGCCCGCGTCTACATCGACCTGGCGGTCGTGGTGATCGTCCTGGTCGCCACCAATCTCATCGCCCACTTCACGACCCCCTGGGCCAATATCGCGACGGTGCCCGCCGCGGCGATCGCCCTGGTGGCGCTGGTGCGCGCCCGCGGGCTGGGCTGGGCCGAACTGGGCCTGGGGCGCGAACACTGGCGCTCCGGCGCCCGCTACGCCGCGGCCGCGATCGGCATCGTGCTGGCGGTCATCGCCATCGGTGTCGCGCTGCCGTGGACCCGGCCGATGTTCATGAACAACCACTACGCGACCGTCTCCGGCGCCCTGATCGCCTCGATGATCATCATCCCGCTGCAGACCGTCATCCCCGAGGAACTGGCCTTCCGCGGTGTGCTGCACGGTGCGCTGGACCGGGCCTGGGGTTTTCGCGGGGTCGCCGCCGCCGGATCGCTGCTCTTCGGCCTGTGGCATATCGCCAGTTCGCTCGGCCTGACCAGCGGTAATGCCGGATTCAGCCACCTCCTCGGCGGCGGCGTGTTCGGTATGGTCGCGGGTGTGGTCGGCGCCGTGGTGGCCACCACTGCCGCCGGATTCGTGTTCACCTGGCTGCGCCGGCGAAGCGGTAGCCTGCTCGCGCCGATCGCCTTGCACTGGTCCCTGAACGGGATGGGAGCGCTGGCCGCGGCGCTGGTCTGGCACGCGTCGTTCTAG
- a CDS encoding CGNR zinc finger domain-containing protein, translated as MQWYGDVEAKPAPGPLRRVQAFINTLDRESGQDRLADPADAAEWLIAAGLLDDGAVPGRADLAVLAEVRESLRALVIHNTGGPAPTAAQLDPLRRLAAGAPARLVVGDAGAVEVAPVGSSVPDRLLGLLLIVADAQRDGSWVHLKSCANEDCRWAFYDRSRNHGGTWCDMASCGNKLKNREFRARRRSR; from the coding sequence GTGCAGTGGTATGGCGATGTCGAGGCGAAGCCCGCCCCGGGTCCGTTGCGCCGGGTGCAGGCGTTCATCAACACACTGGACCGGGAGAGCGGGCAGGACCGCCTGGCGGATCCGGCCGATGCGGCGGAGTGGCTGATCGCTGCGGGTCTACTCGACGACGGTGCCGTACCGGGCAGGGCTGATCTCGCGGTCCTGGCGGAGGTACGGGAAAGCTTGCGGGCGTTGGTGATTCACAACACCGGTGGACCGGCGCCGACCGCAGCGCAGCTGGATCCGCTGCGCCGGTTGGCGGCGGGTGCGCCTGCCCGGCTCGTCGTCGGGGATGCCGGCGCGGTGGAGGTGGCGCCGGTGGGCAGCTCGGTACCGGACCGGCTACTGGGCCTGCTACTGATCGTGGCGGACGCGCAGCGGGACGGCAGCTGGGTGCATCTGAAGAGCTGCGCCAACGAAGACTGCCGGTGGGCGTTCTACGACCGCTCGCGCAACCACGGCGGCACGTGGTGCGATATGGCCAGCTGCGGTAACAAGCTCAAGAACCGCGAGTTCCGGGCGCGCCGGCGGAGCCGCTAG
- a CDS encoding GlsB/YeaQ/YmgE family stress response membrane protein: protein MVTMVAATQYLAFAPPTAVGWISYVIIGGIAGWLAGKIVKGSGQGILLNILVGVVGGFLGGFLLETLGVDVIAGRRWFTFFTALIGAVILLWIVGLVRKKN from the coding sequence ATGGTGACGATGGTTGCGGCGACTCAGTACCTTGCGTTCGCGCCGCCGACGGCGGTCGGCTGGATCAGTTACGTCATCATCGGCGGGATTGCCGGATGGCTGGCAGGCAAGATCGTCAAGGGCAGTGGGCAGGGAATCCTGCTCAACATCCTGGTCGGTGTCGTCGGTGGATTCCTCGGCGGCTTCTTGCTCGAGACGCTGGGCGTGGATGTGATCGCTGGCCGCCGGTGGTTCACGTTCTTTACTGCGCTGATCGGTGCAGTCATCCTGTTGTGGATAGTCGGGCTGGTCAGAAAGAAAAACTGA
- a CDS encoding APA family fibronectin-binding glycoprotein encodes MDQPDARSSHRKRLSTALAIAAAAALTLPIAVSHADPVPPAPTPAPAPADPNATPAPPPVPADPNATPAPAPVDPNAPPVDPNAPAPPPPPAPEPGRVDNAAGGFSYIVPPGWKVADATQLSYGQALLTKIPPAGTEPAPAQGTAAQPANDTSVLLGRLDLKLFAGAESDNSKAAARLASDMGEFFMPFPGTRIGQETTPLAAGDMTGSASYYEVKFTDTTKPTGQIWAGVVGAPNPAGVPRGQRAPSRWFVVWLGTANHPVDKAAATALAQSIRPWSPPPPPPAPDPNAPPPPVDPNAPPARPGVGVPVPVTDAPPEMMPQG; translated from the coding sequence ATGGATCAGCCGGACGCGCGCTCGTCACACCGCAAGCGCTTATCGACCGCACTGGCGATTGCGGCTGCGGCCGCACTGACGCTCCCCATCGCGGTGTCCCATGCCGACCCGGTACCCCCGGCCCCGACGCCCGCGCCGGCACCTGCGGACCCGAATGCGACACCGGCGCCCCCGCCTGTGCCCGCCGACCCGAACGCCACACCGGCACCCGCGCCCGTGGATCCCAACGCACCCCCGGTCGATCCGAACGCGCCGGCCCCACCGCCGCCCCCTGCGCCGGAGCCGGGCCGGGTCGACAATGCGGCCGGTGGTTTCAGCTACATCGTGCCGCCCGGCTGGAAGGTGGCCGACGCCACCCAGCTGTCCTACGGCCAGGCGCTGCTGACCAAGATTCCGCCCGCCGGCACCGAGCCCGCGCCCGCCCAGGGCACCGCAGCGCAGCCGGCCAACGACACCAGCGTGCTGCTCGGCCGTCTGGACCTGAAGCTGTTCGCCGGCGCCGAATCCGACAACTCGAAGGCGGCCGCGCGGCTGGCTTCCGATATGGGCGAGTTCTTCATGCCGTTCCCCGGCACCCGGATCGGCCAGGAGACGACACCGCTGGCCGCGGGCGATATGACGGGCTCCGCGTCCTACTACGAGGTGAAGTTCACCGACACGACCAAGCCGACCGGTCAGATCTGGGCCGGCGTCGTCGGTGCGCCCAACCCGGCCGGCGTGCCGCGCGGCCAGCGTGCACCCTCGCGCTGGTTCGTCGTGTGGCTGGGCACCGCCAACCACCCCGTGGACAAAGCCGCCGCCACCGCGCTGGCACAGTCCATCCGCCCCTGGAGTCCGCCGCCGCCGCCGCCGGCGCCGGACCCGAATGCGCCGCCACCGCCGGTCGATCCCAACGCACCGCCGGCCAGGCCGGGTGTCGGCGTGCCGGTGCCCGTCACGGACGCACCGCCGGAGATGATGCCGCAGGGCTGA
- a CDS encoding sulfate/molybdate ABC transporter ATP-binding protein — protein sequence MSGLEVSVQVTGRDVRLDLTVAAGQVLAVLGPNGAGKSTLLHVLAGVVRPDHGTVRVGGRTLTDCVGGVHVATHDRRVGLLMQEALLFPHLNVRDNVAFGPRSGKRLPLRDSRDVAESWLTEVGVGELAGRMPRQLSGGQAQRVALARALAAEPDLLLLDEPMAGLDVSVATAIRAVLRRVLTRDGRTAILVTHDLLDVVALADQVAVVEAGRLVEFGPVAQILAAPRSVFGARFAGVNLVRGRWQADGALRTDWDTHWHGCPESGMAAGDPAVAVFAPAAVAVYREVPHGSPRNAVEVTVAELDSRGPSIRVRATPQPDGAPGLAADITAEAAAELRLAPGERVFFTVKAQELRIQPAS from the coding sequence ATGAGCGGGCTCGAGGTCAGCGTGCAGGTCACCGGCCGGGATGTTCGGCTCGACCTCACCGTCGCCGCGGGTCAGGTGCTCGCCGTTCTCGGCCCCAACGGGGCGGGTAAATCGACGCTGCTGCATGTGTTGGCCGGTGTGGTGCGGCCCGACCACGGGACGGTGCGCGTCGGTGGCCGGACGCTGACCGACTGCGTCGGCGGTGTCCACGTGGCGACCCATGACCGGCGGGTCGGGTTGCTGATGCAGGAGGCGTTGCTGTTCCCACACCTGAACGTACGAGACAACGTTGCGTTCGGCCCGCGCAGTGGAAAACGGTTGCCCCTCAGGGATTCTCGGGATGTAGCCGAATCGTGGCTGACCGAGGTGGGGGTCGGTGAGCTGGCCGGGCGGATGCCGCGTCAGCTGTCCGGGGGACAGGCGCAGCGGGTCGCGCTGGCGCGGGCACTGGCCGCCGAACCCGACCTGCTGTTGCTCGACGAGCCGATGGCCGGTCTGGACGTATCGGTGGCGACGGCGATACGTGCCGTCCTTCGCCGGGTGCTCACCCGAGACGGACGGACGGCGATCCTGGTCACCCACGACCTTCTGGATGTGGTGGCGCTCGCCGATCAGGTGGCGGTCGTGGAGGCGGGCCGGCTGGTGGAGTTCGGTCCCGTCGCGCAGATCCTCGCCGCTCCGCGCAGCGTGTTCGGTGCCCGGTTCGCCGGGGTGAATCTGGTCCGCGGGCGCTGGCAGGCGGACGGGGCGCTGCGTACCGACTGGGATACGCACTGGCACGGCTGCCCGGAGTCCGGGATGGCGGCCGGTGATCCGGCGGTGGCGGTGTTCGCGCCGGCGGCGGTGGCGGTCTACCGCGAGGTGCCGCACGGTAGCCCGCGCAATGCGGTGGAGGTGACGGTGGCCGAGCTGGACAGCCGTGGACCGTCGATCCGGGTGCGGGCCACGCCGCAGCCCGACGGCGCGCCGGGTCTGGCGGCCGATATCACCGCAGAGGCGGCCGCCGAATTGCGACTGGCGCCGGGGGAGCGGGTGTTCTTCACGGTGAAGGCACAGGAACTGAGAATCCAGCCGGCGTCGTAA
- a CDS encoding ABC transporter permease gives MGLPRWIYLPAAVGTLFVLLPLVAMAAKVDWLHFWSLITSRASLTALELSLRTSAASTAICVVLGVPMALVLARSRSRLIGALRPVILLPLVLPPVVGGIALLYAFGRLGLLGRYLEAAGVQIAFTTVAVVLAQTFVSLPFLVIALEGAVRTTGADYEAVAATLGARPTTVWRRVTLPLLAPGLLSGSVLAFARSLGEFGATLTFAGSREGVTRTLPLEIYLQRESDADAAVALSVLLVLVAALVVVGLGARRLRPTSWQAT, from the coding sequence ATGGGGCTGCCGCGCTGGATCTACCTGCCGGCCGCGGTGGGCACCCTGTTCGTGCTGCTGCCGCTGGTGGCGATGGCGGCGAAGGTCGATTGGCTGCACTTCTGGTCGCTGATCACCAGCCGCGCCTCGTTGACCGCGCTGGAACTGAGCCTGCGGACCTCCGCCGCGAGCACGGCGATATGTGTGGTGTTGGGCGTCCCCATGGCGCTCGTCCTGGCCCGGAGCCGGTCTCGACTGATCGGGGCGCTCCGGCCGGTGATCTTGCTTCCGCTGGTGTTGCCACCCGTCGTGGGCGGAATCGCGCTGCTGTACGCGTTCGGCCGGCTGGGTCTGCTCGGTCGCTATCTGGAGGCAGCCGGTGTCCAGATCGCGTTCACCACAGTGGCGGTGGTGCTGGCGCAGACCTTCGTCTCGCTGCCGTTCCTGGTGATCGCCCTGGAGGGGGCGGTGCGCACCACGGGCGCCGACTACGAGGCGGTCGCGGCGACGCTCGGAGCCCGCCCGACCACGGTGTGGCGGCGGGTCACGCTGCCCTTGCTCGCGCCCGGTCTGCTGTCCGGCTCGGTGCTGGCCTTCGCGCGGTCCCTGGGTGAATTCGGTGCGACGCTGACCTTCGCCGGATCGCGGGAGGGTGTCACCCGAACCCTGCCGCTGGAGATCTACCTGCAGCGGGAGAGTGACGCCGACGCAGCGGTGGCGCTGTCGGTGCTGCTGGTGCTGGTGGCGGCACTGGTGGTGGTCGGACTCGGCGCGCGGCGGTTGCGGCCCACCTCATGGCAGGCCACATGA
- a CDS encoding SDR family oxidoreductase, producing MEVLLTGGDTELGRVVATGFRDEGHNVVLAGVRRDDLEVLAKELDASFVVVDNTDPASLEAAREAFPLHLDCIVNVPAPAQVAKDPRTFTLADRAAAWRQTLDATLLSAVLTVQVLGDQLSSGGSIINVVPGSPGEGSADAAIKAALSNWTAGQAAHYGIRGITVNAVATGKSAEPGYDGAAETTPSVADEITRLALFLTTQSARHITGQTLHVSQGALANFG from the coding sequence ATGGAGGTGCTGCTCACCGGCGGCGATACCGAGCTCGGCCGCGTGGTCGCCACCGGCTTCCGGGATGAGGGCCACAACGTGGTGCTCGCGGGTGTTCGCCGCGACGATCTCGAAGTCCTCGCCAAAGAGCTCGATGCGAGTTTCGTGGTCGTCGACAACACCGATCCGGCCAGCCTCGAAGCAGCGCGCGAAGCGTTTCCCCTGCACCTGGACTGCATCGTCAACGTGCCCGCGCCGGCACAGGTGGCCAAAGACCCGCGCACCTTCACCCTTGCCGACCGCGCCGCGGCCTGGCGCCAGACGCTCGACGCGACGCTGCTGTCCGCGGTGTTGACCGTCCAGGTGCTCGGCGATCAGCTGAGCTCGGGCGGATCGATCATCAACGTCGTTCCCGGCAGTCCGGGCGAGGGCAGCGCCGACGCCGCGATCAAGGCCGCGCTGTCGAACTGGACCGCCGGCCAGGCGGCCCATTACGGAATCCGTGGGATCACCGTGAACGCGGTGGCCACGGGCAAGAGCGCCGAGCCCGGGTACGACGGTGCGGCCGAGACGACACCGTCGGTCGCCGACGAGATCACGCGGTTGGCGCTGTTCCTCACCACCCAGTCAGCCCGGCACATCACCGGACAGACACTGCACGTGAGCCAGGGCGCGCTCGCCAATTTCGGCTGA
- a CDS encoding LLM class F420-dependent oxidoreductase yields MAIRLGLQIPNFSYGTGVSELFPTVIAQAREAEQAGFDSVFVMDHLYQLPGLGAPEEPMLEAYTTLGALATATEKVQLGTLVTGNTYRNPTLLAKAITTLDVISQGRAILGIGTGWFELEHDSLGYEFGTFTERFKKLDEALEIILPMLKGDRVTFDGTYYKTQEAFANPRFRDHIPLMIGGSGEKKTIPLAARHFDHLNIIAGFDELPRKVAVVKENCEKIDRDPATLETSVLAIALIGEQYTADIIPDEFKQQAVYGAPEQVAEQLKEKVYDAGVDGVILSAFTIGGYTPGGVAAVGEALRPLIAG; encoded by the coding sequence ATGGCGATTCGACTCGGACTTCAGATCCCCAATTTCTCCTACGGCACAGGCGTTTCCGAACTTTTCCCCACCGTCATCGCGCAGGCGCGTGAGGCCGAACAGGCCGGGTTCGACTCCGTCTTCGTGATGGACCACCTCTACCAACTACCCGGCCTCGGTGCCCCCGAGGAGCCGATGCTCGAGGCGTACACCACCCTCGGCGCCCTGGCCACTGCCACCGAGAAGGTGCAGCTGGGCACCTTGGTGACCGGTAACACCTACCGCAACCCCACGCTGCTGGCCAAAGCCATCACCACCCTGGACGTGATCAGCCAGGGCCGCGCCATCCTGGGCATCGGGACCGGCTGGTTCGAGTTGGAACACGACAGCCTCGGCTACGAGTTCGGTACGTTCACCGAGCGGTTCAAGAAGCTCGACGAGGCGCTCGAGATCATCCTGCCGATGCTCAAAGGCGACCGCGTCACATTCGACGGCACCTATTACAAGACTCAGGAAGCCTTCGCGAATCCCCGCTTCCGCGACCACATTCCGCTGATGATCGGCGGCAGCGGCGAGAAGAAGACGATCCCGCTGGCGGCCCGGCACTTCGACCACCTCAACATCATCGCCGGCTTCGACGAGTTGCCCCGCAAGGTGGCTGTGGTCAAGGAGAACTGCGAGAAGATCGACCGCGACCCGGCGACGCTGGAGACCAGCGTGCTGGCGATCGCCCTCATCGGCGAGCAGTACACCGCGGACATCATCCCGGACGAGTTCAAGCAGCAGGCGGTGTACGGCGCACCCGAGCAGGTGGCCGAGCAGCTCAAGGAGAAGGTGTACGACGCGGGCGTCGACGGCGTCATCCTGAGCGCCTTCACCATCGGTGGTTACACCCCCGGTGGCGTGGCGGCGGTGGGCGAGGCGCTGCGGCCACTGATCGCGGGGTGA
- a CDS encoding NAD(P)/FAD-dependent oxidoreductase produces the protein MSHPGATASDRHKVVIVGSGFGGLNAAQALKGADVDIKLIARTTHHLFQPLLYQVATGIISEGEIAPPTRLILRKQDNAQVLLGDVTHVDLERKTVESVLLGHTYSTPYDTLILAAGAGQSYFGNDHFAEWAPGMKTIDDALELRGRILGAFEQAERSSDPERRKKLLTFVVVGAGPTGVEMAGQIQELADQTLKGSFRHIDPTEAHVILLDAAPAVLPPMGEKLGLRAKERLEKMGVEIQLNAMVTDVDRNGITVKDKDGSIRRIESACKVWSAGVQASPLGKELAAQSDTEIDRAGRVKVNPDLSIPGHPNVFVIGDMAFVEGVPGMAQGAIQGGKYVAAILKNESKARQHGTIPKPRVPFKYFDKGSMATVSKWNAVAKVGKLEFSGFIAWLAWLGLHLIYLVGFKTKVATLLSWAVTFLSRQRGQLTITEQQAYARTRIDQLEEIAAAVEQERAS, from the coding sequence ATGAGCCACCCCGGAGCTACGGCATCGGATCGGCATAAGGTCGTCATCGTCGGCTCGGGGTTCGGTGGATTGAACGCCGCGCAGGCGCTCAAGGGCGCCGACGTCGACATCAAGTTGATCGCGCGCACCACGCATCACCTGTTTCAGCCGCTGCTCTACCAAGTCGCCACCGGCATCATCTCCGAAGGTGAGATCGCGCCGCCGACGCGCCTCATCCTGCGCAAGCAGGACAATGCGCAGGTGCTGCTCGGTGATGTCACGCATGTCGATCTCGAGCGCAAGACGGTCGAGTCGGTTCTGCTGGGCCACACCTACAGCACCCCCTACGACACGCTGATCCTGGCGGCCGGCGCGGGACAGTCCTACTTCGGTAACGACCACTTCGCGGAGTGGGCGCCCGGTATGAAGACCATCGACGATGCGCTGGAATTGCGCGGCCGCATCCTCGGCGCCTTCGAGCAGGCCGAGCGGTCCAGCGACCCCGAACGCCGCAAGAAGTTGCTGACGTTCGTCGTCGTCGGCGCCGGCCCGACCGGCGTGGAGATGGCCGGCCAGATCCAGGAGCTGGCCGACCAGACACTCAAGGGCAGCTTCCGGCACATCGACCCGACCGAGGCGCACGTCATCCTGCTCGACGCCGCACCGGCCGTGCTCCCGCCGATGGGCGAGAAGCTGGGCCTGCGGGCCAAGGAGCGCCTGGAGAAGATGGGCGTCGAGATCCAGCTCAACGCGATGGTCACCGACGTCGACCGCAATGGCATCACCGTTAAGGACAAGGACGGGTCGATCCGGCGTATCGAATCGGCGTGCAAGGTGTGGTCGGCCGGTGTGCAGGCCAGCCCGCTGGGCAAGGAGCTGGCGGCGCAGTCCGATACCGAGATCGACCGGGCCGGGCGCGTCAAGGTCAACCCCGACCTGTCGATCCCGGGCCACCCCAATGTCTTCGTCATCGGCGATATGGCCTTCGTCGAGGGCGTCCCGGGGATGGCGCAGGGCGCCATCCAGGGCGGCAAGTACGTCGCGGCCATCCTGAAGAACGAGTCCAAGGCCCGACAGCACGGCACCATCCCCAAGCCGCGCGTGCCGTTCAAGTACTTCGACAAGGGCTCGATGGCCACGGTGTCGAAGTGGAATGCGGTGGCCAAGGTCGGCAAGCTGGAGTTCAGTGGTTTCATCGCCTGGCTGGCCTGGCTGGGGCTGCACCTGATCTACCTGGTCGGCTTCAAGACCAAGGTCGCCACGCTGTTGTCGTGGGCGGTGACATTCCTGAGCCGGCAGCGCGGTCAGCTGACCATCACCGAGCAGCAGGCCTACGCCCGCACCAGAATCGACCAGCTCGAGGAGATCGCCGCGGCGGTCGAACAGGAGCGGGCGAGCTAA
- a CDS encoding urease accessory protein UreD, whose product MHSDILLVARPDRGPRIECSGALAARRTAADTVHLLSAAATPLGGDTISVRIVVEAGARLRVRSAAATMVLPSATTVESHSAWDLQVDGELDLDLQPTVIAGGSRHAAGTRLRLGTTGRVRVRESVQIGRSGESDGYWTGALHADVDGVPLLRHRVELGAATVADDELGSPRACVSELRYPQTSFESPGTVLELAAGGCLATWQGARL is encoded by the coding sequence GTGCATTCCGACATCCTGCTGGTGGCACGGCCCGACCGCGGTCCGCGCATCGAATGCAGTGGCGCACTGGCGGCTCGTCGAACCGCCGCCGACACCGTGCATCTGCTGTCCGCGGCGGCCACCCCGCTCGGGGGTGACACCATTTCCGTGCGGATCGTGGTGGAGGCCGGGGCCCGGCTTCGGGTGCGGTCGGCGGCGGCCACGATGGTGCTCCCCAGTGCGACCACCGTCGAGTCGCACAGTGCATGGGACTTGCAGGTGGACGGCGAACTCGATCTGGACCTGCAACCCACCGTCATCGCGGGCGGCTCCCGCCATGCGGCGGGGACCCGGCTCCGATTGGGAACGACGGGCCGGGTCAGGGTGCGCGAAAGCGTCCAGATCGGCAGATCGGGGGAGTCCGACGGGTATTGGACGGGAGCGCTGCACGCCGATGTGGACGGTGTGCCGCTGCTGCGGCACCGCGTCGAGTTGGGTGCGGCGACGGTGGCCGATGACGAACTCGGCAGTCCCCGCGCATGCGTCAGCGAATTGCGGTACCCGCAAACCAGTTTCGAGAGCCCGGGCACGGTCCTCGAACTGGCCGCGGGTGGCTGCCTGGCGACGTGGCAGGGCGCGCGGCTCTGA
- the ureG gene encoding urease accessory protein UreG: MPPHFIDGQPHSHSDRPKRVRHAGEPLRIGIGGPVGSGKTALTAALCRQLRDELSLAVLTNDIYTTEDADFLRRHAVLPDERIAAVQTGGCPHTAIRDDITANLDAIDDLIETNPGLDLILVESGGDNLTATFSSGLIDVQIFVIDVAGGDKVPRKGGPGVTFSDLLVINKTDLAPMVGADLEVMRRDSTTVRGDRPFVLISLTEDPTAGPVLRWVHEQLQVPVSG; this comes from the coding sequence ATGCCACCGCATTTCATCGACGGACAACCGCACAGTCACTCCGACCGGCCCAAGCGGGTACGGCACGCGGGGGAGCCGCTGCGCATCGGCATCGGGGGGCCGGTCGGCTCCGGTAAGACCGCGCTGACCGCCGCCCTGTGCCGGCAGCTGCGCGACGAGCTGTCGCTGGCGGTGCTGACCAACGACATCTACACCACCGAGGACGCCGACTTCCTGCGCCGCCACGCCGTGCTGCCCGACGAACGCATCGCGGCCGTGCAGACCGGCGGCTGCCCGCACACCGCCATCCGCGACGACATCACCGCCAATCTCGACGCGATCGACGATCTGATCGAGACGAATCCGGGTCTGGATCTCATCCTCGTCGAATCCGGTGGCGACAACCTCACGGCCACCTTCTCCTCAGGTCTGATCGACGTGCAGATCTTCGTCATCGACGTCGCCGGTGGGGACAAGGTGCCGCGTAAGGGCGGCCCAGGGGTGACGTTCTCAGATCTGTTGGTGATCAACAAGACCGATCTCGCTCCGATGGTCGGGGCGGATCTGGAGGTGATGCGCCGGGACTCCACCACGGTGCGGGGAGACCGGCCGTTCGTCCTCATCTCGCTCACCGAGGATCCCACCGCAGGCCCGGTGCTGCGCTGGGTGCACGAACAACTGCAGGTTCCGGTCTCGGGCTAG
- a CDS encoding urease accessory protein UreF, protein MSFDFPSLGSPGLATLLALADSRLPTGGHVHSGGMEEAITAGLVIDLATLRAYLRRRIRSQGLVTASLAVAVQTGTLTVAVADAETDARTPAPAARAASRAQGRGLTRLAKRVWPDHDWRPVGAKPHLAVAAGVVGVAASVAPEHTALSLVYTTMTGSATAAQRLLALDPADVAALTFELSPLCEQTAAAAVKELADLSDPLLDVLAQQHAARERPLFVS, encoded by the coding sequence ATGAGTTTCGATTTCCCGTCGCTTGGTTCGCCCGGGTTGGCAACCCTTCTGGCACTGGCGGATTCACGGTTGCCGACCGGCGGGCACGTGCATTCCGGTGGTATGGAAGAGGCGATCACCGCCGGGCTGGTGATCGACCTGGCGACGTTGCGCGCCTACCTGCGGCGCCGGATCCGCAGTCAGGGTCTGGTGACCGCGTCGCTGGCGGTGGCGGTGCAGACGGGCACACTGACCGTCGCGGTCGCCGATGCCGAAACCGACGCCCGCACCCCGGCACCCGCCGCGCGGGCGGCCTCCCGGGCGCAAGGACGCGGATTGACCAGGTTGGCCAAGCGCGTGTGGCCCGACCATGATTGGCGGCCGGTGGGCGCCAAACCACATCTTGCGGTGGCCGCCGGCGTCGTCGGCGTGGCAGCTTCGGTGGCCCCCGAGCACACGGCGCTGTCGCTGGTCTACACGACGATGACCGGCTCGGCGACTGCGGCGCAGCGACTGCTGGCCCTGGACCCGGCCGATGTCGCGGCACTGACCTTCGAACTGTCGCCATTGTGTGAGCAGACCGCTGCTGCGGCGGTCAAGGAGCTCGCCGACTTGTCCGACCCCCTGCTCGACGTGCTCGCCCAACAGCACGCCGCACGCGAGCGACCCCTGTTTGTTTCCTGA